A portion of the Colias croceus chromosome 25, ilColCroc2.1 genome contains these proteins:
- the LOC123703324 gene encoding UDP-glucosyltransferase 2-like: MSGLVRVICVAFLFFNYETNAAKILAVFPSPSISHQVVFQPLTRELARRGHDLTVITTDPAFTKENISNLREIDVHDVSYNNNFKEEFVEQEKFGEKSNIFNQIIHAMSLMLNVTTLQIKVDEIQNLINNKDTKFDLLLIEAWTRHALIYSHIFKAPVILTSSFGLMIGNDENLGVPMHPILYPMAIQQRLYNLTFWEKFDMLYKDWWFRRQWFSREMNEIDHYRNLLGRYIPPYNELRNNVDMLFLNSHPVWMGNQPLPPNVISIWGIHKKPDKELPKDLQDYLDSSKHGVIYVSFGTNAPSCYLASHFIELLKRVLSKLPYDVLWKWEKDELPGKSQNIRISKWLPQYDLLNHPKIKLFITQGGLQSTDEAINAGVPLIGIPMLGDQWYNVEKYLYHGIGVKLDMETVTDKELETAIDNVIRDKSYRENIIRLRTIMSDQPESALDRAVWWTEYVLRHGGAKHLRAAAANMPWTQYYEIEFVLQLLLIACTLLTIPIIVLYSLWKYYVCDKVDKKSKTS, translated from the exons ATGAGTGGTCTAGTACGAGTAATCTGTGTTGCATTCCTATTTTTTAACTACGAAACCAATGCAGCAAAAATACTTGCTGTCTTTCCCTCACCTTCTATAAGCCATCAAGTGGTTTTTCAGCCTCTCACGAGAGAATTAGCGCGACGTGGCCATGATCTGACTGTGATCACAACCGATCCTGCATTTACCAAAGAAAACATATCAAATTTAAGAGAAATAGACGTCCATGATGTGTCatacaacaataattttaaagaggAATTTGTCGAACAAGAGAAATTTGGAGAAAAGAGCAACATATTTAATCAGATAATACACGCGATGTCTTTGATGCTTAATGTGACCACATTGCAAATAAAAGTTGATGAGATACAAAATCTGATCAACAATAAGGATACAAAATTTGATCTGCTATTGATAGAGGCTTGGACACGACATGCGTTGATATATTCGCATATATTCAAGGCTCCTGTGATTCTTACAAGTTCTTTCGGGTTGATGATAGGCAACGATGAAAACTTGGGTGTTCCGATGCATCCAATCCTGTATCCAATGGCAATTCAACAGAGGTTGTATAATTTAACGTTTTGGGAGAAGTTTGATATGCTTTATAAGGACTGGTGGTTCAGAAGACAATGGTTCTCGAGagaaatgaatgaaattgaTCATTATAGAAATTTATTGGGTCGATATATACCACCTTATAACGAGTTAAGGAACAATGTCGATATGCTATTTTTAAACAGTCATCCAGTGTGGATGGGAAACCAGCCATTACCACCTAATGTTATCTCCATTTGGGGCATACATAAGAAACCTGACAAGGAATTGCCAAAG GATCTCCAAGATTATTTAGATTCGTCAAAACATGGTGTAATTTATGTAAGTTTTGGCACAAATGCACCATCGTGTTACCTTGCGTCGCATTTTATTGAGTTATTAAAAAGAGTTTTATCCAAATTACCGTACGATGTTCTGTGGAAATGGGAAAAAGATGAACTGCCTGGAAAATCGCAGAACATCAGAATATCAAAATGGCTGCCACAATACGACCTcctaa ATCATCCAAAAATCAAACTCTTCATAACACAAGGAGGGCTACAATCAACGGATGAAGCTATCAATGCTGGAGTACCTCTTATTGGTATACCGATGCTTGGAGACCAATGGTACaatgtagaaaaatatttgtatcatGGAATTGGAGTCAAACTTGATATGGAAACTGTAACTGATAAAGAACTTGAAACAGCTATAGACAATGTTATTCGTGATAAGAG TTATcgagaaaatataataagacttCGTACAATAATGAGCGACCAGCCCGAGAGCGCGCTGGATCGCGCGGTGTGGTGGACGGAGTACGTGCTGCGACACGGAGGGGCGAAGCACCTGCGGGCCGCCGCCGCCAACATGCCCTGGACTCAGTATTATGAGATCGAATTTGTGTTACAATTACTTCTAATTGCATGTACTCTTCTTACAATACcaattatagttttatattctttatggaaatattatgtttgtgatAAAGTAGacaaaaaaagtaaaacttcGTAG
- the LOC123703287 gene encoding defense protein 3-like: protein MPLTGGVTENADKTKNFSITGVKENDNNSVTANAFVQGYRSTSDPTKLNAPVYGVAGGSLTLESGGHSAGVAAKHIPNVGNQVTGSTNMNLIHTPNHKLDVNAFTTQTMPKAHPNFATHGGGVDYAFKEKKGASASVAHTPMFNKTDNNVGGFVNLHKTPTSSFDLNLCASKSTSPFSHGQWQPGGAFIFNKKF, encoded by the exons ATGCCTCTTACTGGTGGAGTAACAGAAAATGCTGATAAGACGAAAAACTTCTCAATAACTGGTGTTAaagaaaatgataataatagtGTAACTGCCAATGCTTTTGTGCAAGGATATAGAAGCACTTCAGATCCTACTAAATTAAATGCACCTGTGTATGGTGTCGCTGGAGGGAGTCTAACTTTAGAATC GGGAGGCCATTCAGCAGGAGTCGCTGCGAAGCATATTCCCAATGTTGGTAATCAAGTCACAGGATCTACGAATATGAACCTTATCCATACTCCAAATCATAAGCTTGATGTCAACGCCTTCACTACACAAACAATGCCGAAAGCGCATCCGAATTTCGCAACTCATGGAGGTGGTGTGGATTATGCTTTTAA GGAGAAAAAAGGTGCATCAGCGTCCGTAGCACATACACCTATGTTCAACAAAACAGACAATAATGTTGGTGGTTTTGTTAATCTTCATAAAACCCCAACTTCTTCTTTCGACCTAAATTTGTGCGCTTCTAAAAGTACGTCACCATTTTCTCATGGACAGTGGCAGCCTGGTGGTGCcttcatatttaataagaagttttaa